One Trichoderma asperellum chromosome 5, complete sequence genomic region harbors:
- a CDS encoding uncharacterized protein (EggNog:ENOG41), translating into MPMESVFSSRRESWPPTQIRLTPTNMSIKKRSSIEPRPLLEDIDDNPLTYFLTPIPPEDEDDEMMMDLDLDADMMDFDAGIEDASQPREAVRSVSPSSLEGLRKPDSNRPATPESDSDALTTDDDDEEEYIRFSPASPSSMLSPLRDLAIEGLRFRAKTPVFGLTANALLSPNSFPAPTSSRGRGRTNNRASPRLQTRSLSARVRENHLWREPSPDVWSIEEETEEELMSDGGVDITAAKPKKRVRFVLPDNE; encoded by the coding sequence ATGCCCATGGAATCCGTCTTCTCCTCGCGTCGAGAATCCTGGCCACCAACCCAGATCCGCTTGACTCCAACAAACATGTCCATCAAGAAGCGATCTAGCATTGAGCCTCGACCGCTGCTGGAGGACATTGATGACAATCCTCTCACCTACTTCCTCACTCCCATCCCCcccgaggatgaggatgatgagatgatgatggactTGGACTTGGATGCCGACATGATGGACTTTGATGCTGGTATCGAAGACGCCAGCCAGCCTCGCGAAGCTGTTCGCAGCGtcagcccttcttctctcgagGGCCTTCGCAAGCCCGACAGCAATCGCCCGGCCACCCCAGAGTCCGACTCGGATGCCCTCAccaccgacgacgacgacgaagaggaatACATTCGCTTCTCCCCTGCATCTCCCTCGTCCATGCTTTCCCCACTGCGCGATCTTGCCATTGAGGGCCTTCGCTTCAGAGCCAAGACCCCCGTCTTTGGCCTCACTGCCAATGCCCTGCTCTCGCCAAACTCCTTCCCGGCacccaccagcagcaggggCAGAGGCAGGACAAACAACCGGGCATCTCCCCGCCTACAGACCCGGAGCCTTTCTGCTCGTGTGCGAGAGAACCACCTATGGAGGGAACCCAGTCCCGACGTGTGGTCCATCGAAGAGGAGACTGAAGAGGAGTTGATGAGCGACGGCGGTGTAGACATCACGGCtgcaaagccaaagaagagggTGCGCTTCGTGCTCCCAGACAACGAGTAA
- a CDS encoding uncharacterized protein (EggNog:ENOG41) yields MVNARFAASRRALRSSIMFRSIVGGCLLFCALIAWSSTLFYLQGDSLAAWFDSAGSRDAGIMSYDKQPELDYEPTRVDVTTLTPRMPLRIVTFNVRYATSSPVRGEKPWNERGPKLLNELNFITAGHENAFLCFQEVLYDQLQDIQASLGPSWASIGRGRDDGKKKGEFSPVFYRSDVWRLERSQTRWLSDTPEKPSYGWGASHRRIVVMGEFSHKVTGTKVVVMSTHFDYQIKKARKHSAEHLLQYAREWSQGNDTSAVLIGGDFNSTPDDVAYKLMTEPGSGMHDISDLLPEEKHHGNRLTYTSFGEPNEWPQRIDFLFIQEPVTAVVKTFSVLENVFDDRIRVSDHRPVVSDLEIVVDPSA; encoded by the coding sequence atggTAAACGCGAGATTTGCAGCCAGCCGTCGTGCGTTGCGGTCGTCCATCATGTTCCGGTCAATCGTTGGCGGTTGTCTGCTATTCTGCGCCTTGATTGCCTGGAGCAGCACTCTCTTCTACTTACAGGGCGATTCTCTGGCGGCCTGGTTCGACTCGGCCGGCAGCCGGGACGCAGGAATCATGTCCTACGATAAGCAGCCAGAGCTGGATTATGAGCCCACGCGCGTGGACGTCACCACTCTCACTCCTCGGATGCCGCTGAGAATCGTCACTTTCAACGTCCGATATGCCACGTCAAGCCCGGTCAGAGGCGAGAAGCCGTGGAACGAGCGAGGACCCAAGCTCCTCAATGAGCTGAATTTCATCACAGCCGGCCATGAAAACGCTTTCCTCTGCTTCCAGGAAGTCCTGTACGATCAGCTCCAGGATATCCAGGCTAGCCTAGGCCCCTCGTGGGCCTCCATCGGCAGGGGTCGTGATGACGGCAAGAAAAAGGGCGAGTTCTCCCCTGTCTTTTACCGCTCCGACGTCTGGCGGCTCGAGCGTTCGCAGACACGCTGGCTGAGCGACACTCCCGAGAAGCCTTCATATGGCTGGGGCGCCAGTCACAGAAGAATTGTCGTCATGGGCGAGTTCTCCCACAAAGTCACCGGCACAAAGGTCGTCGTCATGAGCACGCACTTTGACTACCAGATCAAAAAGGCCCGCAAGCACAGCGCCGAGCATCTCTTGCAGTACGCCCGGGAATGGAGCCAGGGCAACGACACCTCGGCCGTGCTCATTGGCGGCGACTTTAACAGCACGCCGGATGACGTGGCCTACAAGCTCATGACGGAGCCAGGATCTGGCATGCACGACATATCGGATTTGCTCCCCGAGGAGAAACACCATGGAAACCGCCTGACTTACACCAGCTTCGGCGAGCCCAATGAGTGGCCGCAGCGAATTGACTTTCTTTTCATCCAGGAGCCAGTTACCGCAGTTGTCAAGACTTTCAGCGTGCTGGAAAATGTCTTTGACGACCGGATCCGAGTGTCAGATCATAGACCCGTTGTATCGGATCTGGAAATTGTTGTCGATCCCTCAGCGTGA
- a CDS encoding uncharacterized protein (EggNog:ENOG41) has product MFKKSMVGYVEDIDEDISSTIGVEGTRRYAVSEYAKSEAPRSPERSNTSKPRGDRGYSDSETDESDSSLSSVTDSEDDTRAPVKSQKMRPVAADTRRPMHTDREPRRDPRDLRDPRGPREARDRPRMERKPREDDDQRRMRPEPKDRDPRAPREPRGPKKTRPGPPKHAASQPVVNQNGYRRGQFEDPAAYGIQQPAASGQRPRAHTRPASYYAGQPPPPPPPLDMGWNGPHPPPFGMPGFQPPPHMFSPLGPPGGPPGGPPMHPGMPPQSPMGMPPPGYFPFEGPMGPPGPHGPPGPPPPGEQLRHRFDGRPSSAIGFGSPPEALEYFPEEFDAYGEEPAQKVARRPSRPKKPAMPEERKKMPHPEFAPKRTQSARPTAGAYKPPMTPREPLREQPREHQPREHLREQAREHIRDQVRERPQSRPAQQRPPPAHRRSVGFVDTHAFDDDEYLGGEVDLYQEVSPNQRRTALARPRRSHSVAYDQNGYDIVPAGNRGRRASMYGPGPHDSFGGASLEEDNRYFDALRYQEDVSGGTPMPLTAESLRKASKRGELASSRSTRSSGSHDESDYRRSHTTGHTTQSSAAHDDFTIKVSGQAVVKMPGAQIECDGGEITFSSGRGGAPGSGPPGASRAGSDKESTIYQLDDARSSRMERKALPHRPRATSQSDVHSRIYAPLRGPYEHAPYEHIPFEPYDSYERITYEHAPYDPSLAAHDY; this is encoded by the coding sequence ATGTTTAAGAAGTCGATGGTAGGCTACGTCGAGGACATTGACGAGGACATCAGCAGCACCATTGGCGTTGAGGGCACTCGACGATACGCCGTATCCGAGTACGCCAAATCTGAGGCGCCGAGAAGTCCTGAGCGATCCAACACCAGCAAGCCCCGTGGCGACAGAGGCTACTCAGACTCCGAGACTGACGAGTCCGACtccagcctcagcagcgTCACTGACTCTGAAGACGACACACGCGCACCTGTTAAGAGCCAGAAGATGAggcctgttgctgctgacACTCGACGCCCAATGCACACAGACCGGGAGCCTCGCCGCGATCCTCGGGACCTTCGAGACCCTCGCGGTCCCCGAGAGGCCAGAGACCGCccgaggatggagaggaagcCCAGAGAGGATGACGAccagaggaggatgaggcccGAGCCCAAAGACAGAGACCCCAGAGCCCCACGAGAGCCCAGAGGCCCCAAGAAGACTCGGCCTGGCCCTCCCAAGCACGCCGCTTCCCAGCCTGTTGTCAACCAGAATGGCTATCGACGAGGACAGTTTGAGGACCCGGCTGCTTACGGAATCCAACAGCCTGCTGCCTCCGGGCAGCGACCTCGAGCCCATACTCGTCCTGCAAGCTACTACGCAGGCCAGCCACCcccaccgcctcctcctctggaTATGGGCTGGAATGGGCCTCACCCTCCGCCATTCGGCATGCCAGGCTTTCAGCCTCCGCCTCACATGTTTTCTCCTCTTGGCCCTCCTGGGGGCCCTCCTGGGGGCCCTCCAATGCACCCTGGCATGCCACCTCAGTCTCCCATGGGCATGCCACCACCGGGATACTTCCCTTTTGAGGGCCCAATGGGACCACCTGGGCCACACGGTCCGCCTGGGCCGCCTCCTCCGGGCGAGCAGCTAAGGCATCGCTTTGATGGACGCCCCTCTTCTGCCATCGGCTTTGGCTCTCCTCCAGAGGCCTTAGAATACTTTCCCGAGGAATTCGATGCTTATGGCGAAGAGCCGGCCCAGAAAGTTGCCCGCCGTCCCTCGCGGCCCAAGAAGCCGGCGATGCCAGAAGAGCGCAAGAAGATGCCTCATCCGGAATTTGCTCCAAAGCGTACCCAGTCGGCAAGGCCAACTGCAGGCGCCTACAAACCGCCCATGACACCGCGCGAGCCCTTGCGCGAGCAGCCGCGAGAACATCAGCCGCGAGAACACCTGCGGGAGCAAGCACGGGAGCACATCCGTGATCAGGTACGTGAGCGCCCACAGTCGCGACCAGCTCAGCAGCGACCACCGCCGGCCCACCGAAGGTCAGTTGGCTTTGTAGACACGCATGcctttgatgatgacgagtaCTTGGGCGGCGAGGTGGACCTCTACCAAGAAGTCTCTCCCAACCAGCGCCGTACTGCCCTTGCTCGGCCTCGACGCAGCCACTCTGTCGCCTATGATCAAAACGGATATGACATTGTTCCCGCTGGCAACCGGGGCCGTCGCGCGTCCATGTACGGACCTGGGCCTCATGATTCTTTTGGCGGTGCCAGCCTTGAGGAGGACAACCGGTACTTTGATGCTCTGCGGTACCAGGAAGATGTCAGCGGAGGCACGCCGATGCCCTTGACTGCTGAGTCGCTACGCAAGGCATCCAAACGTGGAGAGTTGGCCAGCAGCCGATCCACCAGGAGCAGCGGAAGCCACGACGAGAGCGACTACAGGCGAAGTCACACTACTGGCCACACCACTCAATCTTCCGCAGCCCACGATGACTTCACCATCAAGGTTTCTGGGCAAGCAGTCGTCAAGATGCCCGGTGCTCAGATTGAGTGCGACGGAGGCGAAATCACCTTCAGCAGCGGTCGAGGCGGGGCTCCGGGTTCGGGGCCCCCAGGCGCTTCTCGTGCTGGCAGCGATAAGGAGAGCACCATTTACCAGCTTGATGATGCCCGAAGCTCTCGCATGGAGCGCAAGGCACTACCTCATCGCCCTCGCGCAACCAGCCAGTCCGATGTCCACAGCCGCATCTATGCTCCGCTGCGTGGCCCATATGAGCATGCCCCGTATGAGCATATCCCATTTGAACCCTATGACTCGTATGAACGCATTACTTATGAACATGCACCCTACGATCCATCTCTTGCTGCTCACGATTATTAA
- a CDS encoding uncharacterized protein (EggNog:ENOG41~TransMembrane:1 (o66-86i)) yields the protein MAPALASAGQALTGTQTVDVIDTDTFPSSADGPLAEGARLFARLAKRTNDPSKGVLDPHDINNAGFFFLFALIGVVFVVTGIWFFFWAKNGGIHFKDDDWDDYKSTVLRRKGPNGTILSNATRSTDLGGGSVYKRYDDHEDDGHTVITESTALSGITAGASDIFAREKRKKKREAREAERRKRRGEKGKSTSSNEFEGVVDEKAERDAKKFLRSYRHEKAARVGGINKEAEGSEWEGSTNAAESSVGATSELLLHQEPTPTSDPPPKAEPPKTRSGGIRKVYSTADRRENRESERLRAEARRLRAADKVAQRDFAYQRATGAATDSQLSESLLSGTASGSGGSTTLGESIPEEGESEVGTKSYHHPMPELREQRRREREERRARRTKSGYRRTNTDENSEI from the coding sequence ATGGCGCCGGCGCTGGCGAGTGCCGGACAGGCCCTCACCGGCACCCAGACTGTCGATGTTATCGACACCGACACCTTCCCCAGCTCTGCAGATGGCCCTCTCGCCGAGGGAGCCCGCCTCTTTGCTCGACTCGCCAAGCGAACCAACGATCCGTCCAAAGGTGTTCTCGACCCCCACGACATCAACAAtgccggcttcttcttccttttcgcgCTCATCGGCGTTGTCTTTGTCGTAACGGGCAtctggttcttcttctgggccaAGAACGGCGGTATCCACTTCAAAGACGACGATTGGGACGACTACAAGTCTACGGTTCTGCGTCGCAAGGGTCCCAATGGAACGATTCTCTCCAATGCCACCCGCTCGACTGATCTGGGCGGTGGAAGTGTCTATAAGCGCTACGACGACCACGAGGATGATGGCCACACTGTAATTACGGAAAGCACTGCTCTGAGCGGCATCACTGCCGGTGCGAGTGACATTTTTGCGCgcgagaagcgcaagaagaagagggaagctCGCGAGGCTGAGCGCAGAAAGCGACGCGGCGAAAAGGGTAAGAGCACCAGCTCAAACGAATTCGAGGGCGTCGTGGATGAAAAGGCAGAGCGAGACGCCAAGAAGTTCCTGCGCAGCTACCGTCACGAAAAGGCCGCCCGCGTTGGTGGAATCAACAAAGAGGCCGAAGGCTCAGAATGGGAAGGATCTACAAACGCGGCTGAATCTTCCGTTGGCGCAACGTCCGAACTGCTTCTTCACCAGGAACCCACGCCTACTTCGGACCCTCCTCCCAAGGCTGAACCCCCCAAGACTAGAAGCGGTGGTATCCGAAAGGTGTACTCGACCGCAGACCGCAGAGAGAACAGGGAATCCGAGAGACTGCGCGCCGAGGCTCGACGACTGCGGGCGGCTGACAAGGTTGCCCAACGAGACTTTGCCTACCAGCGAGCTACCGGCGCGGCAACAGACAGCCAGTTGAGCGAGAGTTTGCTGTCTGGCACGGCTAGTGGCAGTGGTGGCTCGACTACTCTTGGTGAGAGTATCCCTGAGGAGGGCGAGAGTGAAGTCGGCACCAAGAGCTACCACCACCCGATGCCTGAGCTGAGAgagcagaggaggagggagagagaggagcgCAGGGCGAGACGAACCAAGAGCGGTTATCGACGTACAAACACTGACGAGAACTCTGAAATTTGa
- a CDS encoding uncharacterized protein (EggNog:ENOG41), producing the protein MPPKRLMPDSYRVGWICPSEVEQIAAMEMLDEEHMPIEQDFTDHNVYKLGSINGHNVVIAGLNQTGNCSAATVVTQMRMTFKNLRYGLLVGIGGGVPVETDNGMIRLGHVVVSKPTGEHSGVIQFDHGKARNGLFERTGSIMPPPAVLLNAAQALAVQRDRMDYDPVWKDTLRFKTERRGLRRFKFPGIANDHLYLPDYDHQQQGVSCEKGGCSSEQRIPRPVGEDDDEAFVVVHRGNIASGELSIRDAKQRDGLSKQHGVLCFEMEAAGALTGFPCMVIRGISNYCDSHKNGIWDGFAAAAAAAYARQLFFHLPIDSEQGTFNSHYTPTAYRLPFYLPENRVPKFISRQEELAQMQKALRGTAQLRRVVVLHGSRGRGKTQLAIEYAQRHREDYSAIVWINARDETAINQSFVGLATWIFSYDPSANYISDAIQSKIQNEIVIAVKGWFDEPANDSWLIIYDNHLFPDPSILDTEDTRDTKDTSKDTRDTIDTSLIDKENTSHTDSINSRKAKTQRAFDIRKYIPESNHGAVIVTAPRFLSKLGHCIEIGMFEQVEDSLDLLSSSSCRENIRQDKSAVLLARQLSGHPLALASVGAYLKQASISCTEYLQLYEKSLTQMDETHPNLKSSFRTLSAIWNISLAHIEEQNANAALLLRQWVYFDCNDLWYELLQDGEYKPDWLRELTRDSLTFHTTMGLLCNYGLVQADIPNTPYTMDHTESDGYSVNSIVQYWMFYHVLDQKPCEEIARAAFHCVGFHAPNEEQPELWWSKQRRLLKHAEQCYDTMHIENEELGLLHAVAAIFAGQDRFSKAEAVFMRAIRKLEKACGPESKSTLITVYNLAGLYFYHDRLKEAQAMYERALRGFEKVQELEDGSIINTAVELRLDCLMSLGDICSKHGELQNARQYYLRAHEGLLQAFGAYSQDVMWLSKRLEEIIL; encoded by the exons ATGCCGCCGAAAAGGCTCATGCCTGACAGCTACCGAGTGGGGTGGATATGTCCGTCAGAAGTAGAACAGATCGCAGCGATGGAAATGTTGGATGAAGAACACATGCCTATCGAGCAAGACTTTACAGATCACAACGTTTACAAACTCGGCAGCATAAATGGCCACAATGTTGTGATTGCCGGCCTCAATCAGACAGGCAATTGTTCTGCGGCTACAGTCGTTACAcagatgaggatgacatTCAAGAACCTCAGATATGGCTTACTAGTTGGCATTGGAGGTGGTGTGCCGGTAGAGACAGACAATGGGATGATCCGGCTGGGCCATGTGGTGGTCAGCAAACCGACTGGCGAGCACTCTGGAGTGATTCAATTTGACCACGGTAAGGCAAGGAATGGCCTTTTTGAACGTACCGGTTCTATTATGCCTCCGCCAGCTGTACTCCTCAACGCTGCACAAGCCTTGGCCGTGCAACGGGATAGGATGGACTACGATCCTGTTTGGAAAGATACACTGAGATTCAAGACAGAACGCCGAGGACTGCGGCGGTTCAAGTTCCCGGGTATCGCGAACGACCATCTGTATCTGCCAGATTACGATCATCAGCAACAGGGAGTGTCTTGCGAGAAAGGAGGATGCAGTTCAGAGCAACGAATTCCAAGACCAGTCggtgaggatgacgacgaggcttTTGTTGTTGTGCATAGAGGCAATATAGCGTCTGGGGAGCTGTCGATTAGAGATGCTAAGCAGAGAGATGGCCTGTCGAAGCAACACGGAGTTCTATGCTTTGAGATGGAGGCCGCGGGAGCACTTACCGGTTTCCCTTGTATGGTTATTCGGGGCATTTCCAATTATTGCGACTCCCATAAGAACGGCATCTGGGACGGGTTTGCAGCAGCGGCCGCCGCGGCTTATGCTAGGCAGTTATTCTTTCATCTACCCATCGATTCAGAACAGGG AACATTTAATAGTCACTATACACCAACCGCTTACAGGCTTCCATTCTATCTACCTGAGAATCGGGTCCCAAAGTTTATTTCTAGGCAAGAGGAGCTTGCACAAATGCAAAAGGCTCTCAGGGGCACGGCTCAGCTTCGTCGTGTCGTTGTCCTTCATGGATCTAGAGGTAGAGGCAAGACCCAGCTAGCCATCGAATACGCTCAGCGGCACCGTGAAGATTACTCGGCAATTGTTTGGATAAACGCGAGAGATGAAACAGCGATTAACCAAAGCTTCGTTGGATTGGCGACATGGATCTTCAGCTATGACCCATCAGCGAATTACATCTCTGATGCGATTCAAAGCAAAATTCAAAACGAAATCGTGATAGCAGTCAAAGGGTGGTTTGATGAGCCTGCGAACGATTCTTGGCTGATTATTTATGATAACCATCTTTTTCCAGATCCAAGCATTCTCGATACTGAGGATACTAGGGATACTAAGGATACCTCTAAGGATACCAGGGATACTATAGATACTTCACTTATTGATAAAGAGAACACTTCCCACACAGATTCTATTAACtcgagaaaagcaaagacacAGAGGGCATTTGATATTCGCAAATACATACCAGAGTCTAACCATGGTGCTGTCATCGTGACTGCACCACGATTTTTAAGTAAACTGGGGCATTGCATTGAAATTGGAATGTTCGAGCAGGTTGAAGATAGCCTGGACCTTttatcatcttcgtcttgtCGGGAGAATATAAGACAAG ACAAATCGGCGGTCCTTCTTGCGCGGCAGCTTAGTGGACATCCTCTGGCCCTCGCATCAGTGGGAGCTTATTTGAAGCAAGCGTCCATATCATGCACCGAATATCTCCAACTATACGAAAAGTCTTTGACACAAATGGATGAAACCCATCCAAACCTGAAATCGTCATTTAGAACCTTGAGCGCGATATGGAATATCTCGCTTGCGCACATTGAGGAGCAAAACGCAAATGCAGCCCTTCTACTCCGTCAATGGGTATACTTCGATTGTAACGACCTGTGGTATGAGTTACTACAGGACGGCGAATACAAGCCAGACTGGCTTCGGGAATTAACAAGAGATAGCCTCACATTTCATACTACAATGGGCCTTTTATGCAATTACGGACTTGTGCAGGCTGATATACCCAATACACCTTATACGATGGATCATACAGAGTCTGACGGTTATAGCGTGAATTCAATCGTCCAATATTGGATGTTCTATCATGTCCTTGATCAGAAGCCCTGCGAGGAGATAGCTCGAGCGGCGTTTCACTGCGTAGGCTTTCATGCCCCGAACGAAGAACAGCCCGAGCTTTGGTGGTCGAAGCAACGGCGACTCCTAAAACATGCAGAACAATGCTATGATACCATGCATATAGAAAATGAAGAGCTGGGGCTATTGCATGCTGTGGCTGCCATATTTGCCGGCCAAGACCGGTTCAGTAAAGCTGAAGCCGTGTTTATGCGGGCAATTCGAAAACTCGAGAAAGCATGTGGGCCAGAAAGCAAATCAACCCTTATCACAGTTTACAATCTGGCAGGCCTCTATTTCTATCACGACCGGCTGAAGGAAGCTCAAGCCATGTATGAACGGGCACTTCGAGGGTTTGAGAAAGTGCAGGAACTAGAAGACGGATCAATAATTAACACCGCCGTCGAACTAAGACTGGACTGCCTCATGAGCCTTGGAGATATTTGCTCCAAACATGGCGAATTGCAAAACGCAAGGCAGTATTACCTCCGTGCACACGAGGGCCTTTTGCAGGCTTTTGGAGCATATTCCCAGGACGTTATGTGGTTATCAAAGAGATTGGAGGAGATTATATTGTAA
- the SSH4 gene encoding Rsp5p-dependent ubiquitination, sorting of cargo proteins at the multivesicular body (EggNog:ENOG41~TransMembrane:1 (i12-35o)) — translation MASSPSSALTGVIIGLVSSFGSIVLIFLIVFIFWASGCAGSGRIILDRIGRPGEYDDEQAFAREEAEALENMDDMSRTEYLRAKAFITANPPESAQTDISLSQYLAIQEKGVSAWEFEPELEIANCFVEARTEIEFFDSECTVMSNLPVPKQNDVYYWEAKVYDKPENTLIAIGMATKPYPLFRLPGYHKYSVAYHSNGSRHYNQPFSRTPYGPQIVTGDVVGVGYRPRTGVIFFTRNGKKLEEVVHGLKSQNFFPAIGANGPASVHVNFGQSGFVFIEANVKKWGLAPVTGSLAPPPPYGSEQGSILLETGTKDGFTYSQGRGHRHSVSGTPYNVRVGENDMNLNAQHGRSRSGNFRVLPPTSPGPVRSPTDISLAQLVPSDENGEPSSSSTNPADERHLDENPLQLHLEDATNPPPDYSSPRLHQGRNRQYSSDSEEEEYTPLIHVVNRSRGESSATIRPAGHGQPALPEDPVPSYSDAIQQGASPLRRERSGSSESNGSNHSSNGGTSSS, via the exons ATGGCGTCGTCACCGTCTTCCGCCTTGACGGGCGTCATCATCGGTCTGGTGTCCTCGTTTGGCTCCATCGTCCTCATCTTTCTTATTGTATTTATCTTTTGGGCATCTGGATGCGCTGGCTCAGGCCGAATTATTCTCGATCGTATCGGCCGACCCGGTGAATATGACGATGAGCAGGCATTtgcaagagaagaggccgaggccTTGGAGAACATGGACGACATGTCAAGGACAGAATACTTGAGGGCTAAAG CATTCATTACTGCGAATCCTCCCGAGTCCGCGCAAACAGACATCTCGCTCTCACAATACCTTGCTATCCAAGAAAAAGGTGTCTCCGCCTGGGAGTTTGAACCCGAGCTGGAAATTGCGAATTGCTTCGTCGAGGCCCGAACCGAAATTGAATTCTTCGACTCCGAGTGCACCGTCATGAGCAACTTGCCCGTGCCTAAGCAGAACGACGTCTACTACTGGGAAGCCAAGGTTTACGACAAGCCCGAGAATACGCTGATCGCTATCGGAATGGCCACCAAGCCATATCCTCTCTTTAGGCTACCAG GCTACCACAAGTATTCCGTCGCGTATCACTCCAACGGCTCACGACACTATAACCAGCCATTCAGCCGAACCCCATATGGTCCTCAGATTGTCACTGGCGATGTTGTTGGCGTTGGATACAGACCACGGACAGGCGTCATTTTCTTCACACGAAACGGCAAGAAGCTCGAAGAGGTGGTTCACGGCTTAAAGTCCCAAAACTTCTTTCCAGCCATCGGAGCGAACGGCCCCGCTTCAGTCCACGTCAATTTCGGTCAGTCTGGCTTCGTCTTCATTGAGGCAAATGTCAAGAAATGGGGTCTAGCCCCTGTCACGGGCAGTTTGGCTCCCCCGCCCCCGTACGGTTCTGAGCAGGGCAGCATTCTCCTGGAAACTGGTACCAAAGACGGCTTTACGTATTCACAGGGCCGCGGTCATCGGCACTCTGTGAGCGGCACACCGTACAACGTCCGAGTTGGTGAAAATGACATGAACTTGAACGCACAGCACGGGCGATCACGGAGCGGAAATTTCAGAGTTCTTCCCCCCACTAGCCCCGGTCCCGTCAGGAGTCCAACCGATATCTCCCTTGCCCAGCTCGTGCCGTCAGATGAGAATGGTGAGcctagtagcagcagcacgaatCCCGCCGACGAGCGGCATTTGGATGAGAACCCCCTCCAGCTCCATCTTGAAGACGCTACCAACCCGCCGCCCGATTACTCAAGCCCAAGGCTCCACCAGGGCCGCAATCGACAGTATAGCAGTGacagcgaggaggaggagtacACGCCTCTTATCCATGTTGTGAACCGCAGTAGGGGCGAATCATCGGCAACAATAAGGCCTGCAGGACACGGCCAGCCAGCTTTACCCGAGGATCCTGTTCCAAGCTACAGCGATGCGATACAACAGGGGGCGAGCCCACTACGCCGTGAAAGAAGCGGCAGCTCTGAATCTAACGGCTCAAATCACAGCTCGAATGGCGGAACTTCATCAAGCTAA
- a CDS encoding uncharacterized protein (EggNog:ENOG41): protein MPTAAVLNPHPHPHPFTQHLPIDAPSQRSERHVAPAMPHAHETKPLWLVHPRLDAGEYRDKLIGSVVKYPDLPTERHIPYREGTKMPRELVPSLDPKPVQVRDVKFWTRRIKDAGVSAKLNEILDAFVDRAKEDTSEKMATVARVWHMDSPGEKFKELLKNKQYFEELFDLLRDNHGQGYFITDIVTLTNMEISDASGRSSGVGAEVKVPVPDPSFNLNVGAGGRFQVHREKGYSACYEEETIIFLGYRLVRLEKVEGKRAKLGRMFLGNKSGFTVRDGFDYWPEMVERAVEGNSEPFLGGMDEVRRPEEEESAAEYDAIAEELGYDFEVVG, encoded by the coding sequence ATGCCAACCGCTGCTGTCCTAaatccacatccacatccacatcccTTTACTCAACATCTTCCAATCGACGCACCTTCACAGCGCAGTGAGCGCCACGTCGCACCCGCGATGCCTCACGCTCACGAGACGAAGCCTCTCTGGCTCGTCCACCCGCGCCTCGACGCCGGCGAATATCGCGACAAGCTGATCGGCAGCGTCGTCAAATACCCAGACCTCCCCACCGAGCGACACATCCCCTACCGCGAGGGCACAAAGATGCCCCGGGAACTGGTTCCCAGCCTCGATCCCAAGCCTGTACAGGTCCGCGACGTCAAGTTTTGGACACGACGCATCAAAGATGCCGGCGTCTCTGCGAAGCTCAATGAGATTCTCGACGCGTTTGTCGATAGGGCCAAGGAGGATACCagcgagaagatggcgacTGTAGCGCGGGTGTGGCACATGGATTCGCCAGGCGAAAAGTTCAAGGAGCTCCTGAAAAACAAGCAGTACTTTGAGGAGCTGTTCGACCTATTACGGGATAACCACGGACAAGGCTACTTCATCACCGACATCGTCACCCTCACAAACATGGAAATCAGCGACGCCTCAGGCCGCTCATCCGGAGTTGGCGCCGAAGTAAAGGTCCCCGTGCCCGATCCCAGCTTCAACCTCAATGTCGGTGCTGGCGGCCGCTTCCAGGTCCATCGCGAAAAGGGATACTCAGCGTGTTATGAAGAAGAGACCATCATTTTTCTCGGCTACCGGCTCGTACGGCTCGAGAAGGTGGAGGGTAAGAGGGCAAAGCTGGGACGAATGTTCCTCGGCAACAAGAGCGGCTTCACGGTACGCGACGGATTCGACTACTGGCCGGAAATGGTGGAGAGAGCTGTAGAGGGGAACTCGGAGCCTTTCCTCGGAGGCATGGACGAAGTGAGGAGgcccgaggaggaggagagtgCTGCTGAGTATGACGCGATTGCGGAGGAACTAGGATATGACTTTGAAGTGGTGGGATAA